From a single Fusarium fujikuroi IMI 58289 draft genome, chromosome FFUJ_chr03 genomic region:
- a CDS encoding related to URE2-nitrogen catabolite repression regulator, which translates to MSAENTITLYCEGTPNPLKISIALEELGLKYNARTIKLFEHEQKEEWFLDINPNGRIPAIVDKDEHGNELKIWESGAILQYLVERYDKDHKISYPRGTKEFWQMTSWLFWQVSGLGPMQGQANHFEMSAFGDYPYALNRYVNETRRLYRTMDKALAENPSGYLVGDHLSVADIAIWPWTTAYKYSGLSQIDEFPHVKNWMYRLLERPGFEKGRNVPTPHIYLQLNELPDEELKKLGRERSGWVQEAMKRDAE; encoded by the exons ATGTCAGCCGAGAATACGATCACTCTTTACTGCGAAGGCACTCCTAACCCACTCAAGATCTCCATTGCACTTGAGGAACTGGGCTTGAAGTACAAT GCTCGTACAATCAAACTATTCGAACATGAACAGAAAGAGGAGTGGTTTCTTGACATCAACCCAAACGGTCGTATCCCAGCCATCGTCGACAAAGACGAGCATGGAAACGAACTCAAGATCTGGGAAAGTGGTGCCATCTTGCAGTATCTTGTGGAACGGTATGACAAGGACCACAAGATCTCGTATCCCCGTGGTACCAAAGAGTTCTGGCAGATGACGAGCTGG CTCTTTTGGCAAGTCAGTGGTCTCGGCCCTATGCAAGGCCAGGCAAACCACTTTGAGA TGTCTGCTTTTGGTGATTATCCCTATGCCCTGAACCGATACGTCAACGAAACGCGCCGCCTCTACCGAACGATGGACAAGGCCCTTGCAGAAAATCCATCTGGATATCTCGTGGGCGATCATCTCAGCGTCGCCGACATCGCCATTTGGCCATGGACTACCGCATACA AGTACAGTGGCCTCTCCCAGATTGACGAGTTTCCTCACGTCAAGAACTGGATGTACAGGCTACTTGAACGTCCTGGTTTTGAGAAAGGACGCAATGTGCCCACTCCTCATATTTACCTCCAGCTCAATGAGTTGCCCGacgaagagctcaagaagctggggAGGGAGAGATCGGGTTGGGTTCAGGAGGCTATGAAGCGTGATGCTGAGTGA
- a CDS encoding retrotransposon HobS hobase: protein MIKSSDYPLQTSAILDSGTTIHIFNSAKRFKKLGIATAGDGVFAGSRWLPILGYGEVQLEVCNLENEPQKLVLKGVAYCPEMGTNLISLRRLRQIGYWWDQRNNSDVIRHIGGQALCKLMLKHDQYVMSYIPKTGKQAAFPTRHLQYNSWTAKKPNNARAMTWHRRLGHPGPRSLEHLVNHTIGARIKGPSTIECDVCGLGKMKRQERREPRIRNSNPGERVSIDFHDYPPGLHQYSSCGIITDRQSGLCWDYYFTNRYDENLLSMLKHFTQMLETMYNIKLRIIETDNELRKGGLTRAWLENKGIQVEESAPRTQQQNGSGERSGGVVKEKVRLLIIDSKLPSGLWPEIMRTAVYLLNRTPKQGLQWKTPYESFFSAIQSSQNYIQPRIGHMKMIGCKAFAMTKSAQQKDKRLQSRTNPKAWIGYLVGYNSQNIFRIWNPLTNKIYITRDAIFNEEEFFSANELQVTETIGEETLEELQVRLQSLMNTEQIDQVLEPVQGPDELESQESTLENLIDDLPTEEAEPTEDQEDDGTKYTQARFELLPTPPESPFSSFLAQIGIQSPARKEGLDVDLKILNQAFNAGTMAVPIAKQEGKLITKATRSRYIRGRLKPRWEAQKSHMNLVPDKERLHRRNLPPAPSSFGSLTGHRFEEEFKQAQKDHLESHKQMRSWSEISRLDPRIGDSQVLDCMWVFTYKFDKHGYLRKCKARLVVRGDQQYKSSTDDTYAATLAGKSFRTLIAIAAKYDLELLQYDAVNAFVNAKLQSNVFMKLPPGYRSGEKQDRILLLHKALYGLRIAPLLWQMDLGDTLEAQGWNQVPNEPCCYRKENILMFFYVDDIVFAYKREDEKSASQAIEQLQRKYTLTGGKELQWFLGMEIIRDRSSRHIWVTQISYVEKICEQSTSKTPNASPMSKEELLPNEGTASYKTTAWYRRAIGSLLYASVITRPDIAFAVSRLARFMTNPSEKHVEAVNRVFNYLNDTRFYALEFGPGEGFDVHSDASFADNSLDRKSSQGYAMKLFGGLIGWRANKQDTVTTSTTEAELLALSQAAKEGLFQKRLLQGLQLELPIDQMHLVLCSKTRQIDLQLFCDNKQTIGLLKNPLQKLKTKLKHVDVHNHWLREQLKQKTLSLQYKQSSELIADGMTKALQGHSQKESCKQFGLVNIEEKIRMRREKVTAERTIEEILEELKI, encoded by the coding sequence ATGATAAAGAGCAGCGATTACCCGTTACAAACCTCGGCCATACTGGACTCAGGTACTACAATACATATCTTCAACAGTGCCAAAAGGTTCAAGAAACTAGGGATCGCAACAGCAGGGGATGGCGTCTTTGCAGGGTCAAGATGGCTACCAATCCTAGGATATGGGGAAGTACAACTAGAAGTATGCAACCTGGAAAATGAGCCTCAAAAGCTCGTTTTGAAGGGCGTTGCATACTGTCCAGAAATGGGCACTAACCTTATATCCCTGAGGAGGTTACGCCAAATTGGGTACTGGTGGGACCAGCGCAATAACTCAGATGTGATCAGACACATAGGTGGTCAGGCACTATGCAAATTAATGCTTAAACACGACCAATATGTAATGAGTTACATTCCCAAAACCGGGAAACAAGCCGCGTTTCCAACTAGGCACCTGCAATACAACTCATGGACTGCGAAAAAGCCAAACAACGCAAGGGCCATGACATGGCATCGCCGATTAGGACACCCAGGCCCTCGAAGTCTTGAACACCTTGTGAATCATACCATAGGAGCGAGAATCAAGGGACCGTCTACAATCGAATGTGACGTATGCGGATTgggaaagatgaagaggcaagAGAGACGCGAACCTCGGATACGAAACTCGAATCCAGGAGAGAGAGtctcaattgactttcaCGACTATCCTCCAGGATTACACCAGTACTCGTCATGCGGAATAATTACAGATCGTCAATCAGGTCTCTGTTGGGACTATTATTTCACCAATCGATATGATGAGAACCTTCTGTCAATGCTAAAACACTTTACCCAGATGCTTGAAACAAtgtacaacatcaaactACGAATCATCGAAACAGATAACGAGCTGCGAAAAGGCGGATTGACCCGCGCATGGCTCGAAAACAAGGGTATCCAAGTGGAAGAAAGTGCACCACGCACACAACAACAGAACGGCTCTGGCGAGCGTTCTGGGGGGGTAGTGAAAGAAAAAGTGCGGTTACTCATTATCGACAGCAAATTACCCTCTGGCCTATGGCCTGAAATTATGCGCACCGCAGTCTATCTCCTGAATCGAACCCCAAAACAAGGACTTCAATGGAAGACTCCGTAcgaaagcttcttttctgcgATTCAAAGCTCGCAAAACTACATCCAACCTCGTATTGGGCATATGAAAATGATTGGATGCAAAGCCTTTGCGATGACAAAGTCAGCTCAGCAGAAGGATAAACGCctacaatcaagaacaaacCCAAAAGCGTGGATCGGATACCTTGTGGGATATAACTCACAAAACATCTTTCGGATCTGGAACCCCCTgactaataagatatatatcacTAGAGATGCTATCTTTAATGAGGAAGAATTCTTCAGCGCTAACGAGTTACAGGTGACAGAAACGATCGGGGAAGAAACCCTAGAAGAATTACAAGTGAGATTGCAATCACTTATGAACACTGAGCAAATCGATCAGGTCTTGGAACCTGTTCAGGGCCCAGACGAGcttgaaagccaagaatcgaCTCTCGAAAATCTGATTGACGACTTGCCtacagaagaggcagagccaacagaggatcaagaagacgatggtacAAAGTACACTCAAGCTCGATTCGAGCTCTTACCTACTCCTCCAGAAAGCCCattttcaagcttcttagcACAAATTGGAATACAGTCACctgcaagaaaagaaggacttgacgTGGACCTGAAAATCCTCAATCAAGCCTTCAACGCCGGAACAATGGCTGTACCAATTGCAAAGCAAGAAGGAAAGCTGATAACAAAGGCAACGAGGAGCAGATACATCCGCGGAAGACTGAAGCCCAGATGGGAAGCGCAAAAGAGCCATATGAACCTCGTTCCAGACAAGGAGAGACTCCATCGGAGGAATCTGCCACCGGCTCCAAGCTCTTTTGGAAGTCTCACCGGTCACCGGTTCGAGGAGGAGTTCAAACAAGCGCAAAAGGACCATCTGGAGAGTCATAAGCAGATGCGATCATGGTCAGAGATTTCGAGGCTTGATCCCCGAATTGGAGACTCGCAAGTACTTGACTGTATGTGGGTCTTCACATATAAGTTTGACAAACATGGGTACCTGCGAAAATGCAAGGCAAGGCTTGTAGTTCGAGGAGACCAACAGTATAAGTCAAGCACAGATGATACATATGCTGCTACCCTTGCTGGAAAGTCATTCAGGACGCTTATAGCAATTGCTGCAAAATATGACCTAGAGCTCCTGCAGTACGATGCAGTGAATGCGTTTGTAAATGCAAAACTGCAAAGCAATGTATTCATGAAGCTGCCACCCGGTTACCGGAGTGGTGAGAAACAGGATCGAATACTGCTCCTACACAAAGCACTTTACGGTCTGCGCATCGCACCTCTTTTGTGGCAAATGGACCTCGGAGATACCCTCGAGGCTCAAGGCTGGAATCAAGTCCCAAATGAACCATGTTGCTATCGGAAGGAGAATATCCTTATGTTCTTCTACGTAGACGACATAGTATTTGCATataagagagaagatgagaagagtgcCTCTCAGGCTATTGAGCAACTCCAACGAAAGTATACACTTACTGGAggaaaagagcttcaatgGTTCCTTGGAATGGAAATCATTCGAgatcgaagctcaaggcacaTCTGGGTAACTCAAATCTCATACGTGGAAAAGATATGCGAACAGAGCACTTCAAAAACGCCAAACGCGTCTCCAatgtcaaaagaagaacTCCTCCCTAATGAAGGCACCGCCAGCTACAAGACAACTGCCTGGTATCGAAGGGCCATAGGGTCACTGCTCTACGCCAGTGTAATTACTCGGCCGGACATCGCATTTGCAGTATCAAGACTGGCACGTTTTATGACCAACCCAAGCGAAAAACATGTGGAGGCGGTGAATCGAGTTTTCAATTACCTAAACGACACTCGTTTCTATGCATTGGAGTTTGGTCCCGGAGAGGGGTTCGACGTTCACAGTGACGCATCTTTTGCAGACAATTCCCTAGACCGCAaaagctctcaaggctaTGCAATGAAACTCTTCGGAGGTCTAATAGGATGGCGAGCCAATAAACAAGACACTgtaacgacatcaacaactgaAGCGGAGCTATTGGCACTCTCACAAGCAGCAAAGGAAGGTCTATTTCAGAAAAGGCTCCTCCAAGGACTACAACTCGAGCTGCCAATTGACCAAATGCACCTCGTCCTCTGCTCAAAAACTCGACAGATCGATCTCCAACTGTTTTGTGACAATAAACAAACGATCGGcctcttgaagaatccaCTACAAAAATTAAAGACGAAACTGAAGCATGTGGATGTACACAACCATTGGCTGCGCGAACAACTAAAACAAAAGACCCTATCTCTTCAGTATAAACAAAGTTCAGAATTGATTGCAGACGGGATGACCAAAGCACTCCAGGGCCACTCACAAAAGGAAAGCTGCAAGCAATTTGGACTTGTGAATATTGAAGAGAAAATCCGAATgaggagagaaaaggttACTGCGGAAAGAACGATTGAGGAAATCCTAGAGGAGTTGAAAATTTAG
- a CDS encoding related to ERJ5 Endoplasmic Reticulum located J-protein: protein MKISYLSVGLLALFSPLAAAWSKEDREIFRIRDEISKYETDPAANFYDILGVPPSASLDDITKAYRKQTRNLHPDKVRQGMRSKAAKDKKAGAKTKPPTNAEIKAAVKKAGEAQARLSLIANILRGPERDRYDHFLSNGFPLWKGTDYYYNRYRPGLGTVIVGLFLVVGGGFHYLTLYMSWKRQKEFVERYIKFARDTAWGGGLNIPGVDAAPAPAPAASPAPASDEEEAPPLPQNRRERRMQEKAAKRDGARPAKKTRRAAQASSGTATPTPAAGPTGARKRVVAENGKILVVDSLGDVYLEGEDEEGEVHEFLLDPNELAKPTIKDTAVFRAPIFLFNITAGRFLSKKPTGLEIEIPAEDEDSDVPQPTPSTDSAGEDFELLDKSTDSLTKAKASGASQGKANKRKGKKR, encoded by the exons atgaagatctcGTACTTGTCTGTTGGGcttctcgccctcttcaGCCCCTTGGCAGCCGCCTGGAGCAAAGAAG ATCGCGAAATCTTTCGCATTCGAGATGAGATCTCAAAGTATGAGACCGATCCTGCTGCCAACTTCTACGACATCCTCGGCGTCCCTCCCTCTGCCTCGCTCGATGATATTACCAAGGCCTATCGCAAGCAGACCCGAAATCTGCACCCGGACAAGGTCAGACAGGGAATGCGATCCAAGGCTGcaaaggacaagaaggctgGCGCAAAGACTAAGCCTCCTACCAATgctgagatcaaggctgctgTGAAGAAGGCCGGCGAGGCTCAGGCTCGTCTCTccctcatcgccaacatcCTCCGTGGCCCCGAGCGCGACCGATACGACCATTTCCTCTCCAATGGCTTCCCTCTCTGGAAGGGCACCGATTACTACTACAACCGATACCGCCCCGGCCTGGGCACGGTTATCGTTGGCCTTTTCCTCGTTGTAGGTGGTGGTTTTCACTACCTCACTCTGTACATGAGCTGGAAGCGACAGAAGGAGTTTGTCGAGCGCTACATCAAGTTCGCCCGTGACACCGCTTGGGGTGGTGGTCTTAACATCCCTGGCGTCGACGCAGCTCCGGCTCCAGCCCCTGCTGCATCTCCCGCGCCCGCtagcgacgaggaagaggctccCCCTCTGCCCCAGAACCGACGAGAGCGCCGTATGCAGGAGAAGGCGGCCAAGCGCGATGGGGCTCGTCCTGCTAAGAAGACACGCCGTGCTGCTCAGGCTTCCTCTGGAACTGCTACTCCTACCCCTGCTGCTGGACCTACTGGTGCTCGTAAGCGAGTTGTTGctgagaatggcaagatccttgttgttgactcCCTTGGTGATGTTTACCTCGAgggagaggatgaggagggcgAGGTCCACGAGTTCCTCCTTGAT CCCAACGAGCTTGCCAAGCCCACCATCAAGGACACCGCAGTCTTCCGCGCTCCCATCTTCCTGTTCAACATCACTGCTGGCCGCTTCCTTTCCAAGAAGCCCACTGGCCTCGAGATCGAGATCCccgctgaggatgaggactcTGATGTTCCCCAGCCCACCCCCAGCACCGACTCTGCCGGCGAGgactttgagcttcttgacaagagcACTGATTCCctcaccaaggccaaggcatCTGGCGCTTCGCAGGGCAAGGCTAACAAGCgcaagggaaagaagaggtAA
- a CDS encoding probable ATP-binding multidrug cassette transport protein, translated as MLGNTVDGDALRRTQSSMWQQQQQPISQQTVEGGQHNPTSSSSSESGVVQEGKWGERGQEDVTAQEAMQEFESLRHNLMSLHKTRTTDTHASKAQSRRTSTAARARSEKHEHEHDDDDGSKTDVEAGPEESEGFELGRFMREGHFEKRSEEEGSLKRVGVVYENLTVKGVGSTATFVRTVPDAILGTFGPDLYNVLTRYFPSIRIGKPPTRTLINDFTGCVRDGEMMLVLGRPGAGCSTFLKAISNNRESYAAVEGEVSYSGISAAEQKKHYRGEVNYNGEDDVHFATLSVWKTLAFALTNKTKIKEKADIPVIVDALMKMFGISHTRDTVVGDDFTRGVSGGERKRVSIAETLASKSTVMAWDNSTRGLDASTALDYARSLRIMTDISNRTTLVTLYQAGEGIYELMDKVLVIDQGRQIFSGPANKAKQYFIDLGFECPERQTTADFLTAVTDPAERRFRPGFEHRAPRTPEELESAFRNSPHYQELLADVAAYKEALHQSDYQDAKRFQGAVQESKSKHVSDKSPYTISFPRQVLACTKREAWLLFGDTTTLWTKLFIIISNGFIVGSLFYGQTEDTASAFSRGGTIFFSILFLGWLQLSELMKAVSGRAVVARHHDYAFYRPSAVSLARVLLDFPVIAVQVCIFGLIMYFMTGLDVDVSKFWIYMLFVYTTTIMVTALYRMFASLSPEIDTAVRFSGISLNLLIIYTGYVIPKTQLLKDYIWFGWLYWINPISYSFEAVLTNELSDRIMECAPSQLVPQGPGVQSGYQGCAISGATVNAQSVSGSDYLQATYNYSRSNLWRNFGVVIAFAVLYILVTVLATEMVSFTQGGGGALIFKKSRKAKEQARKAEAPVDDEKVVGNGTSSSSGVVADPSPGSEDEALEQITDSESIFTWRDIEYTVPYLGGEKKLLNKVSGYAKPGVMVALMGASGAGKTTLLNILSQRTSIGVVTGEMLVDGRSLGADFQRNTGFCLQGDLHDTTQTVREAIEFSAILRQDKSVSRADKLAYVDKIIDLLELNDLQDAVIMCLGVEQRKRLTIGVELAAKPSLLLFLDEPTSGLDSQSAYSIVRFLRKLSRAGQAIICTIHQPSSVLIQQFDMVLALNPGGNTFYFGSMGENGEDVIKYFSDRGALCPPNKNVAEFILETAARPHRRPDGTKVDWNQEWVESEEAQKVLEEIDGLKRVRSSATEGVASSNKENSEFAAPTWLQTVELTKRMFRQHWRDPSYIYGKFFIAVIFGIFNGFTFWKLGYTMQDMQNRMFTCFLIVTVPPTIVNGVVPKFFTNMALWQAREYPSRIYGWFAFCTANIVSDIPAAVVSAVLYFVLWYWPTGLPTESSVSGYTFLMTLLIFLFMTSWGQWICAFAPSFTVISNVLPFFFVMFGLFNGVVRPYASLPVFWRFWMYYANPSTYWIGGILAATLDGTPVECSSEETAKFDAPPGQTCQEYAGAFADSAGGYLLNPNATSACEFCPMSSGNDYLASLNIDASDKWRDFGIFLAFCVSNWMLVYFFIYTVRVRGWSFGFGTIFGGLGKLVDLIKKPFQRKKED; from the exons ATGTTGGGAAACACAGTAGACGGCGATGCTCTTCGCCGCACGCAATCTTCTATGtggcaacagcaacaacaacccaTTTCTCAACAAACTGTTGAAGGTGGACAACATAATCCTACAAGCAGCAGCTCCTCCGAATCAGGTGTCGTccaagaaggaaaatggGGTGAGCGTGGACAGGAAGATGTCACTGCTCAAGAGGCCATGCAAGAATTCGAGTCTCTACGTCACAACTTGATGAGCCTACACAAGACAAGAACGACAGACACGCACGCAAGCAAAGCTCAGAGTAGACGGACGAGTACTGCTGCTCGAGCTCGGTCAGAGAAACATGAACATGaacatgatgacgatgatggttcCAAGACCGATGTAGAAGCTGGCCCTGAAGAGAGTGAGGGCTTCGAACTCGGCCGCTTCATGCGAGAAGGCCATTTCGAAAAGCGctccgaggaagaaggatctTTGAAGAGAGTTGGTGTTGTGTATGAGAACCTCACTGTCAAAGGCGTCGGAAGCACAGCAACTTTTGTTCGAACCGTACCCGATGCTATCCTTGGTACATTCGGCCCCGATCTCTACAATGTCCTCACCAGATACTTTCCTTCTATCCGGATTGGAAAGCCACCAACCCGAACACTCATTAACGACTTCACCGGATGCGTTCGTGATGGCGAGATGATGCTCGTCTTGGGGCGACCTGGCGCTGGGTGCAGTACCTTCCTCAAAGCTATCAGCAACAACCGCGAATCATATGCTGCCGTCGAGGGAGAAGTTTCGTACAGCGGTAtctctgctgctgagcagaAAAAGCACTACAGGGGCGAGGTCAACTACAACGGCGAAGACGATGTTCACTTTGCTACTCTGAGCGTGTGGAAGACTCTCGCTTTTGCGCTTACCAACAAGACAAAAatcaaggagaaggccgATATTCCGGTTATCGTGGATGCTCTCATGAAAATGTTTGGTATCAGTCATACAAGAGATACCGtggttggtgatgacttCACTCGAGGTGTCTCCGGCGGTGAACGAAAGCGAGTTTCAATTGCAGAAACACTGGCCTCCAAGTCTACCGTTATGGCATGGGATAACTCTACTCGAGGATTAGACGCATCGACCGCCCTCGACTACGCACGATCTCTGCGTATCATGACAGATATTAGCAACCGAACCACCCTCGTAACCTTGTACCAGGCGGGAGAGGGAATTTACGAGTTGATGGATAAGGTTCTGGTCATCGATCAAGGCCGACAGATCTTCTCCGGACCTGCCAACAAGGCAAAGCAGTATTTCATTGATCTTGGATTCGAATGTCCCGAACGACAGACGACAGCAGACTTCTTGACTGCCGTCACCGATCCGGCCGAACGACGCTTCCGACCCGGGTTTGAACACCGCGCTCCCCGAACaccagaagagcttgagtcGGCTTTCAGGAACTCACCACATTATCAAGAGCTCCTGGCTGATGTTGCTGCATATAAGGAGGCTCTTCACCAGTCTGACTACCAAGACGCCAAGAGGTTCCAGGGGGCCGTCCAGGAGTCGAAGTCAAAGCACGTCTCCGACAAGTCACCTTACACCATCTCATTCCCTCGGCAAGTGCTTGCTTGCACCAAGCGAGAAGCTTGGCTCCTGTTCGGCGATACCACAACACTCTGGACaaagctcttcatcatcatctccaacggTTTCATTGTTGGATCTCTCTTCTACGGGCAGACTGAGGATACTGCAAGTGCTTTCAGTCGTGGCGgtaccatcttcttctcgattctcttcttgggctggcTTCAGCTTTCTGAGCTCATGAAGGCTGTGTCGGGGCGCGCCGTAGTTGCCCGACACCACGACTATGCTTTCTATCGTCCTTCTGCTGTTTCCCTTGCTCGCGTTCTGCTCGACTTCCCTGTTATCGCTGTCCAGGTGTGCATCTTTGGTCTTATCATGTACTTCATGACTGGGCTTGATGTAGATGTATCAAAGTTCTGGATCTACATGCTCTTCGTTTATACCACAACCATCATGGTCACAGCCCTGTATCGCATGTTTGCCAGTTTATCCCCAGAGATTGACACAGCTGTGCGATTTTCGGGAATCTCTCTCAACCTGCTCATCATTTACACCGGATATGTCATCCCCAAGACTCAGTTGTTGAAGGATTATATCTGGTTCGGCTGGTTGTACTGGATCAACCCCATCAGCTACAGTTTTGAGGCTGTCTTGACCAACGAGCTGTCCGATAGAATTATGGAATGTGCTCCCTCCCAGCTAGTTCCTCAGGGACCCGGAGTCCAGTCTGGATATCAGGGGTGTGCTATTAGCGGAGCTACAGTCAATGCGCAGTCAGTCTCGGGAAGCGATTATCTACAGGCTACCTACAACTACAGCCGATCAAACCTATGGCGAAACTTTGGCGTTGTAATTGCTTTTGCTGTTCTCTATATCCTCGTCACGGTATTGGCAACAGAGATGGTCAGCTTCACacaaggtggtggtggtgccctgatcttcaagaagagTCGCAAAGCTAAGGAACAAGCACGCAAAGCCGAAGCCCCAGTCGATGACGAGAAAGTCGTTGGAAATGGCACCAGCAGCTCTTCCGGCGTTGTCGCCGACCCCAGCCCCGGCAGTGAAGACGAAGCCTTGGAACAAATTACCGACAGCGAGTCTATATTCACATGGCGTGATATCGAGTATACAGTTCCATATCTCGGTGGTGAGAAGAAACTTCTGAACAAGGTCAGCGGATACGCTAAGCCTGGTGTCATGGTCGCCCTTATGGGAGCTTCGGGTGCTGGCAAGACCACACTTCTCAACATTCTCTCCCAGCGTACAAGCATTGGGGTCGTTACAGGCGAGATGCTTGTCGATGGACGATCTCTTGGCGCTGACTTCCAGAGAAACACTGGATTCTGCCTTCAGGGTGACCTGCACGATACAACCCAAACCGTGAGAGAGGCCATTGAGTTCTCTGCCATCCTGCGACAGGACAAATCTGTCAGCCGTGCTGACAAGCTTGCGTACGTGGACAAGATTATCGACCTGCTGGAGCTCAATGACCTACAAGATGCCGTTATCATGTGTCTCGGAGTGGAACAGCGTAAGCGTCTTACCATCGGCGTTGAATTGGCGGCCAAGCCTTcactgcttctcttccttgatgAGCCCACTTCTGGTCTTGACTCACAGTCTGCCTACTCCATTGTCCGTTTCCTCCGAAAGTTGAGCCGCGCTGGTCAGGCGATCATCTGCACCATTCACCAGCCGAGCTCTGTTCTTATTCAGCAGTTTGATATGGTCCTTGCTCTAAACCCTGGAGGTAACACATTCTACTTTGGCTCTATGGGTGAGAACGGAGAAGACGTCATCAAGTACTTCTCAGACCGCGGTGCTCTCTGCCCTCCTAACAAGAACGTCGCTGAATTCATTCTTGAGACTGCTGCACGACCTCACAGGCGTCCTGACGGCACCAAAGTTGACTGGAATCAGGAGTGGGTCGAAAGTGAGGAAGCTCAAAAAGTGCTTGAAGAAATTGATGGTCTCAAACGAGTTCGAAGTTCCGCAACCGAGGGGGTAGCTTCTTCAAACAAGGAGAACTCTGAATTTGCAGCACCAACTTGGCTTCAGACGGTCGAGTTGACCAAGCGTATGTTCCGACAACACTGGCGCGACCCCTCTTACATCTATGGAAAGTTCTTCATTGCGGTCATCTTTGGCATCTTCAATGGCTTCACCTTCTGGAAACTTGGCTACACGATGCAAGACATGCAGAACCGCATGTTCACATGCTTCTTGATCGTGACAGTTCCCCCCACCATCGTCAATGGTGTCGTCCCAAAGTTTTTTACCAACATGGCGCTTTGGCAAGCCCGAGAATATCCTTCTCGTATCTACGGATGGTTTGCTTTCTGTACTGCCAACATTGTTTCTGATATCCCAGCGGCCGTAGTGTCAGCAGTGTTGTACTTTGTGTTGTGGTACTGGCCCACTGGACTTCCGACCGAGAGCTCTGTTTCAGGCTATACGTTCCTGATgactcttctcatcttcctcttcatgaCAAGCTGGGGACAATGGATCTGCGCCTTTGCCCCCAGCTTCACCGTTATCTCCAAT GTcctgcccttcttctttgtcatgTTCGGCTTGTTCAACGGTGTTGTTCGCCCATATGCCTCACTTCCTGTCTTCTGGAGGTTCTGGATGTACTACGCCAACCCCTCTACATACTGGATTGGAGGCATTCTGGCAGCAACTCTTGATGGCACTCCAGTGGAATGTTCGTCCGAAGAGACTGCCAAGTTTGACGCTCCCCCAGGACAAACATGTCAAGAATATGCAGGAGCATTTGCAGATTCCGCCGGAGGATACCTCCTCAATCCCAACGCCACGAGTGCTTGCGAGTTCTGCCCAATGTCTTCTGGTAACGATTATCTAGCGTCACTCAATATTGATGCGAGTGACAAGTGGAGAG ATTTTGGCATCTTCCTAGCATTCTGTGTGTCCAACTGGATGCTcgtttacttctttatttacACGGTCCGTGTTCGGGGATggagctttggctttggaaCGATCTTTGGAGGGTTGGGCAAGTTGGTTGATCtgatcaagaagccattTCAGCGAAAGAAGGAGGACTAG